The Candidatus Methylomirabilis lanthanidiphila nucleotide sequence GATCTCTGCGGCGCATCTGGCTTTTCTGGAGCGCTTGGTGCCGTACTATGAGACCCAGGACTATTTCTTCGTCCACGCGGGGATCAGACCAGAGATTCCGTTGCAGGCGCAAGACGAGCGCGACCTGCTGTGGATTCGCGAGGAGTTCTATGCGTATTCAGGCCGATTCCGAAAGACCGTTGTGTTCGGCCACACCCCCATGCGCGAAGTCCTGATGGATGAGGACCGAATAGGTATCGATACGGCCTGCGTCTATGGTAACAAGCTCACCTGCCTGATCCTTCCCTCGCGAGACGTCATTCAGGTTTCAAATTCCCTCGACAGATAATACTGCACCGCATTACCGAGCCCTCGTAATCGAACAATCTGTCTGCGCATGGTTCTCGCGTACCGAATAATTC carries:
- a CDS encoding metallophosphatase yields the protein MIYVVGDIHGCLDPLRRLMAQLRPSEDDEVVFLGDYVDRGPDSKGVIEYLLTLRGRYTFLMGNHERMFLDFLQGKERALFLYNGGAATLESYGGLRQISAAHLAFLERLVPYYETQDYFFVHAGIRPEIPLQAQDERDLLWIREEFYAYSGRFRKTVVFGHTPMREVLMDEDRIGIDTACVYGNKLTCLILPSRDVIQVSNSLDR